The proteins below are encoded in one region of Triticum aestivum cultivar Chinese Spring chromosome 1B, IWGSC CS RefSeq v2.1, whole genome shotgun sequence:
- the LOC123141809 gene encoding uncharacterized protein, producing MASTSSFLRSPASFQPATGACGHVCWAQPLAPPKPHRSPLPPTATPGVPRRLLLPAAAGIWDFLSGGAAGAAGAAAAPLAVRRGMELFKQGDVAGSVAEFDRAIELDPRQKAYLWQRGLSLYYLDRFEDAAEQFRLDVAANPNDTEESIWCFLCEAQLYGVEEARNRFLEVGLDRRPVMREAYALFKDGGDPEKLASNFSSSSGGELFYASLYAGLYYESQKDADLAKSHIVAACKTPYGSRSGDYMASLAVVHCQCRNWTLEE from the exons ATGGCATCCACTTCTTCCTTCCTCCGTTCGCCggcctccttccagccggccaccggagcctGCGGCCACGTCTGCTGGGCCCAGCCGTTGGCACCCCCCAAACCGCACCGCTCGCCACTCCCGCCGACGGCCACGCCCGGGGTGCCGCGCAGGCTCCTCCTGCCGGCCGCCGCTGGCATCTGGGACTTCCTCTCCGGCGGTGCGGCCGGTGCGGCCGGTGCAGCGGCCGCGCCCCTTGCCGTCCGGCGCGGTATGGAGCTCTTCAAGCAG GGAGATGTGGCTGGGTCAGTGGCGGAGTTCGATCGCGCGATCGAGTTGGATCCGCGGCAGAAAGCGT ATCTCTGGCAAAGGGGACTGTCACTGTATTACCTCGACAG GTTCGAGGACGCCGCGGAGCAGTTCAGGCTGGACGTTGCTGCCAACCCCAATGACACCGAGGAGTCCATATGGTGTTTCCTGTGTGAAGCTCAGCTGTATGGGGTGGAGGAAGCAAGGAATCGCTTCTTGGAG GTCGGTTTAGATCGAAGACCCGTGATGCGCGAAGCTTACGCCTTGTTCAAAGATGGTGGGGACCCTGAAAAG TTAGCTTCAAATTTTTCTAGTAGCTCTGGTGGTGAACTCTTCTATGCATCATTATACGCTGGGCTTTACTATGAATCTCAG AAGGACGCAGATCTGGCGAAATCTCATATTGTTGCTGCATGCAAGACACCTTATGGATCAAG GTCTGGTGATTACATGGCTTCCCTTGCAGTGGTTCATTGTCAGTGCCGCAACTGGACCCTCGAGGAATAG